From one Dryobates pubescens isolate bDryPub1 chromosome 2, bDryPub1.pri, whole genome shotgun sequence genomic stretch:
- the SPEG gene encoding striated muscle preferentially expressed protein kinase isoform X1: MHRARGRGGMSRGGGEPRAAPPSPGIPPKRAKVTAEQDEGPARLAAPAFARKLKNAAIGTGCDIRLRVVVVGNPQPSLRWYRNEELLAPREEEYGSLWIRDSKKEDAGVYTCVAENEQGEAMTSAVLAIIDMEDSETGEDEPSDPQVTQHSNLHDETAFSTPTGGSDTLVDTSMNTTPTSVLALSQAEERSSWSGSQQTVVEKETDASLSARGPYLRPAARQQPQGTPRQANTLAPRGAEVRHLGVEPLVRASRANLVGTSWGSEDSLSVASDPYGSAFSLYRGRALSLHVSIPQGGYRRDDSHSGPVSPKPGAEAPRSPAALPLTTKPPIIRSPSPRTGACLPLPTGAASQPATRGPGVPSYTPVTPRKKSSVPAEYQDTVAEEYEEKIKKPKSSGYSQGSTQESRPQTPMSDTSGRISVRASPKLVRAGSKIFERLQYFEDRRRSLEQSDSLFPPHSGLPLRKTRSFDQPGSGLRRASTPGGSREDVRDRWDADSTAACRRLAFRQKAASFDERGKFAGRVYAIEHKFAEELTRIKRTVSKQQLRRSQELCKAGLPPAPSPPAAAEPAAPHAPRTPSSHGAGGRKALPPKTLLPAEGTHVIQHLALSSVALVGPDGELEPRGQRGRKAPALGSTAASQPTEVEDAGARKGPQQEGTREVKKKEQWLLTQAAPHGWAALSQAGPAEGSPCPDGGPTGEARAPGTVSEALAARLSVPHGLHRRSEAPTEVRFLPWAKPGMEQEARLERSWAGQHGIGREVERRQMKVSEKKESGRTVQEGRSTRSKGKGRRARPTSPEIESSDDSYVSAGEDPLEAPVFEIPIQDMAVAVGAEVLLKCIVTANPHPEVSWRKDGVPLRSSTARPIKAEGERHTLLVRSARVADAGLYTVTAANEVGATCCSAILSVRPAPAVERHGNLPPPLGQASPITSDEEYLSPLEEFPESGTPQRRPAMKLQPRAEHGAARSSPESTFKAAPTFEVSLLDQSVLEGQDVSMTVCVRGEPKPIIYWLRNRQPVKYGRRHHAEEAEGTRGCFTLHILAAERTDTGFYTCKAVNEYGTKQCEAKLEVRARPECQSLAIVVPLKDVVVGAGELALFECLVAGPPDMDVDWLSRGRLLQPALLKCKMHFDGRKCNLLLTSVHEDDSGIYTCKLSTAKDELTCSARLTVQPSVQPLFTRKLEDVDVVEGRTARFDCMISGTPPPAVTWTHFGQAVQEGENVRIQRDGGLHSLVIVHVGSEDEGQYMVTARNAHGQVECSAELYVEEPRPSATSQISKLEKMPSIPEEPEQAETETECFTMPDFLKPLQNLDVVESKEAVLECQVAGLPYPSITWFHNGSRIDSTDDRKMMQYKDVHRLVFTAVSHAHAGVYKSVIANKVGKATCYAHLYVTDVVPTPPDGPPTVASVTGRAITLTWNKPKWLDTAIDPNSLTYIVQMQVLGTTQWLVLVAGVRDTTYTVHGLTKGAQYLFRVITATPKTNSKPSPFVGPVQLLDRGPYLEEAPVILDKPDVVYMVEGQPASITITINHVEAIVTWKRGGQVLGEQVGTCEVTMPDDNQHCLRLLCVGQEAMGLLACEVSNRHGTASCTLHLCLAEAPCFESIMEDIDAHEGETARFVVVVEGKPLPGIMWYKDGELLEESSHLSFVYEDNECSLVVLGAAESDSGVYTCTAKNLAGEVSCKAELVVRAAQPTADAAMEEEALHKARRLTDYYDVHEEIGRGAFSYLRRVTEKSSRHDFAAKFIPGRTKAKQSARRELHILSQLDHERIVFFHDAFEKKNAIILVMELCAKEELLDRMARKPSVCESEVRSYIRQVLEGICYLHQHKVLHLDIKPENLLMADSSSEQVRICDFGNAQELTPDEPQYCKYGTPEFVGPEIVNQSPISSVTDIWPVGVITYLCLTGISPFVGENDKTTLMNIRNYNVAFEERMFQGLTREAKGFVIKVLVNDRLRPTAEQTLEHPWFKTLAKGKIISTDHLKLFLSRRKWQRSQISYKCNMVLRPIPELLEDTSNHLSIAVPRHLKESPALSSSSDSDDLDELPFIPMPHQVEFSGSRMSLNEIPTDDEAIGPFEGLQLESVAVGDVSTMEWQSQGSGKPVVALGKRARGSGLRQPCTEAEAPVSSDEEAPETQKRPEYPRKAMRKGSSLESPGSARRGELKRGSSADNALLVHQPSGTDEGAEVGRGPCRALAKAASMELPRRKVVWGEDDHAQRLELMRQRLLRGSSGDSKVSGLRGPLLETLGVSPDKKVPRPTRLEPRASAAPRLVRAASSEATSPRLLPTERRLQKSSSFSHGDAEPVVRHRRYGAPLEIPMGHLEAQQLKESPSLSALSDARPPVSPDTPGLPTPPAAELATTQAPAAKAALGRRLTSEERGQPAANVAATTTGTKFTSRRQEEKTPIKVAGASGERVARVGALTPQQPLTPSIQGPQTSSYAKVMQALGAVPGGEPTTEEIPKPSPATSTEPPPPAPPLRKEMKPTGSSSSLIIQDIDSEEVFEAKFKRGRESSLSRGLKLLTRSRSEDRHLAGPPAPDEGIYRPTPAGVPLELHRDRPTGLAAKSKSVQDLHEVEKDRGFLRRMSVLLKRTPPTERKKSRGEDGGSETPSGGRRLSWSLSLGSSKERRDSESLKSEPGGVGERESPVVAVRRKISNTVERVSARLRSRSDEQLEGEGAPELRRAISEGESLQPGTHPEPAPSSESLRSEGSTRSSASAKGGGDSQKRTRWERWGLSRSKKEKMASQPSIPSSLLREEGPAAGRAHTPSESDFPPIFHIKLKDQVLLEGEALTLCCLPAGSPTPRILWMKDKKSLQPDSALNVVSCKDGRQMLTITKVSRKDAGLYECAAANILGTAISSCTLAVARLPGRPGTPEIPQKYKNTVLVLWKPAESKAPCTYTLERRLDGEHEWKIVSTGITDCYFNVTELPPGSAAKFRVACVNKAGQGPYSTPSGKVHLEAADARAAPAKDSAVLVPEKVASSRSTQTPMGQLEPPVTVAPPITPPRKHKGGQKADGVAQVDVPSGVLQPPAPPEGSERPDPELPPNITVCVPPELMFTPPRTAASPHTDTPPRGSPALPTDTSSPPQAPSPSKLSPSSPPLATPSSAPVPPLATNTTPARKMPPYMVTSFVSMPPALPPAQESPATAPSSKESQTESRVPGAKDSMVLQQGVPQKPYTFLDEKARGRFGVIRLCKENATGKHFMAKIVPYEAERKQSVLQEYEILKALHHERIMALHEAYITPRYLVLICENCAGKEILYSIVDRFRYSEDDVVNYVLQLLQGLEYLHGRRIVHLDIKPDNVLISGMNALKIIDFGSAQTYNPLVLRQLGRRVGTLEYMSPEVVKGDPVGSAADVWGVGVLTYIMLSGRSPFFELDPIETENRILAGRFDAFKLYPNVSQSAALFIRKVLAVHPWSRPTVKDCFANAWLQDAYLMKLRRQTLTFTTNRLKEFLVDHQRRRGEAVTKHKVLLRSYQGGQPPGPQ, encoded by the exons CAGTATCCCCCAGGGGGGCTACCGGAGAGATGACTCCCACAGTGGCCCTGTCTCTCCGAAACCTGGTGCTGAAGCCCCAAggtcccctgctgccctgccattGACCACCAAGCCACCCATTATCCGCTCACCATCTCCCCGTACTGGTGCGTGCCTGCCATTGCCCACTGGTGCTGCATCTCAGCCTGCCACCCGTGGCCCTGGCGTCCCCTCCTACACGCCTGTGACCCCCCGCAAGAAGTCCTCAGTGCCCGCTGAGTATCAGGACACTGTTGCTGAGGAGTATGAGGAGAAGATCAAGAAGCCCAAATCCTCAGGGtactcccagggcagcacacaaGAGTCCCGTCCCCAGACGCCCATGAGTGACACCTCCGGTCGCATCTCTGTCAGGGCATCCCCCAAGCTGGTGCGTGCTGGTTCTAAGATCTTCGAGAGGCTGCAGTACTTTGAGGACCGGCGGCGGAGCCTGGAGCAGTCAGACAGCCTCTTCCCCCCTCACTCTGGCCTTCCCTTGCGTAAGACACGCTCCTTCGACCAGCCTGGCTCCGGCTTGCGCCGCGCCAGCACCCCGGGCGGCTCGCGGGAGGACGTGCGGGACCGCTGGGATGCGGACAGCACAGCGGCGTGCCGGCGCTTGGCCTTCCGGCAGAAAGCCGCTTCCTTTGACGAGCGCGGCAAGTTTGCCGGCCGCGTCTACGCCATCGAGCACAAGTTCGCGGAGGAGCTGACCCGCATCAAGCGGACGGtctccaagcagcagctgcGGCGGTCCCAGGAGCTGTGCAAAGCTGGGCTGCCCCCGGCACCCTCGCCCCCAGCGGCCGCCGAGCCTGCCGCCCCCCACGCCCCTCGTACCCCCTCCTCGCATGGTGCTGGTGGGCGCAAGGCACTGCCTCCGAAGACCCTCTTGCCAGCGGAGGGCACGCATGTCATCCAGCACCTGGCGCTTTCCAGCGTGGCACTCGTGGGACCCGATGGGGAGCTAGAGCCGCGGGGCCAACGTGGGAGGAAAGCACCAGCACTCGGCAGTACGGCAGCCAGTCAGCCCACTGAGGTGGAAGATGCAGGTGCCAGGAAGGGTCCGCAGCAAGAGGGCACTAGGGAAGTGAAGAAGAAGGAGCAGTGGCTGTTAACACAAGCTGCTCCACATGGATGGGCAGCTCTTTCACAGGCGGGTCCTGCTGAAGGCAGCCCGTGCCCGGATGGGGGCCCCACTGGAGAAGCCCGTGCCCCCGGGACAGTGAGTGAAGCCCTGGCTGCCCGGCTCTCTGTGCCTCATGGGCTGCACCGGCGGTCAGAGGCACCCACAGAGGTACGGTTTCTGCCTTGGGCGaagccagggatggagcaggaggcTCGCTtggagagaagctgggcagggcaaCATGGCAttggcagggaggtggagagaagGCAGATGAAGGTgtcagagaagaaagagagtgGCCGAACAGTTCAAGAAGGCAGGAGCACACGAAGCAAGGGGAAGGGGCGTCGAGCCAGACCTACCTCTCCGGAGATAG AATCCTCCGACGATTCTTATGTCTCAGCGGGTGAAGACCCCCTGGAAGCCCCTGTATTTGAGATCCCCATCCAGGACATGGCGGTGGCTGtgggggcagaggtgctgctcaAGTGCATTGTCACAGCCAACCCCCATCCAGAAG TGTCCTGGAGGAAGGACGGGGTCCCGCTGCGGAGCAGCACGGCGCGGCCCATCAAGGCGGAGGGCGAGCGTCACACTTTGCTGGTCAGGAGCGCCCGGGTAGCCGACGCTGGCCTCTACACTGTCACGGCTGCCAACGAGGTGGGGGcgacctgctgcagtgccatcCTCAGCGTGCGGCCCG CCCCCGCAGTGGAGCGGCATGGGAACTTGCCCCCCCCCCTCGGCCAGGCGAGCCCCATCACCTCGGATGAGGAGTACCTGAGCCCCCTGGAAGAGTTTCCCGAGTCTGGGACCCCGCAACGCCGACCGGCCATGAAGCTGCAGCCTAGAGCTGAGCATGGGGCTGCCCGTAGTTCCCCAGAGAGTACCTTCAAGGCTGCACCCACCTTTGAG GTGTCCCTGTTGGACCAATCTGTGCTGGAGGGGCAGGATGTCAGCATGACCGTCTGTGTCCGTGGGGAACCCAAGCCCATCATTTACTG GCTGAGGAACCGGCAGCCAGTGAAGTACGGGCGCCGGCACCatgcagaggaggcagagggaacaCGGGGGTGCTTCACGCTGCACATCCTCGCGGCAGAGCGCACCGACACCGGCTTCTACACCTGCAAAGCTGTCAACGAGtatggcaccaagcagtgcGAGGCCAAGCTGGAGGTCAGAG CTCGCCCCGAGTGCCAGTCCCTGGCCATCGTGGTTCCCCTGAAGGACGTGGTGGTCGGGGCGGGGGAGCTGGCGCTCTTTGAGTGCCTGGTGGCTGGCCCGCCAGACATGGATGTAGACTGGCTGTCCCGGGGCcggctgctccagcctgccctgctcaaaTGCAAGATGCATTTTGACGGGCGCAAGTGCAATCTGCTGCTCACCTCCGTGCATGAGGACGACAGTGGGATCTACACATGcaaactcagcactgccaaag ATGAGCTGACCTGCAGTGCCCGGCTTACAGTGCAGCCCTCCGTGCAGCCGCTCTTCACCCGCAAGCTGGAGGACGTGGACGTCGTGGAAGGGCGGACGGCACGCTTTGACTGCATGATCAGTGGGActcccccccctgcagtcacttGGACCCATTTTG GCCAGGCAGTACAGGAGGGGGAGAATGTGCGGATTCAGCGTGATGGCGGGCTGCACTCACTGGTCATTGTGCATGTGGGCAGTGAGGATGAGGGGCAGTACATGGTGACTGCCAGGAATGCCCATGGCCAAGTGGAATGTTCTGCCGAGCTCTACGTGGAAGAGCCACGACCATCTGCCACTTCTCAGAT CTCCAAGCTGGAGAAGATGCCATCCATCCCAGaggagccagagcaggcagagactGAGACAGAGTGCTTCACCATGCCCGATTTCCTGAAGCCACTGCAAAAcctggatgtggtggagtcaaaAGAGGCCGTGCTGGAGTGCCAGGTGGCCGGGCTGCCTTATCCCTCCATCACTTGGTTCCACAATGGCTCCCGCATTGACAGCACCGATGACCGCAAGATGATGCAAT ATAAGGATGTCCATCGCCTGGTGTTCACAGCCGTCAGCCATGCACACGCTGGTGTCTATAAAAGTGTCATTGCCAACAAAGTGGGGAAGGCCACGTGCTATGCACACCTCTATGTCACTG atgtggtgccaaCACCCCCAGATGGGCCACCCACTGTGGCCTCGGTGACAGGCAGAGCCATTACACTGACCTGGAACAAGCCCAAGTGGCTGGACACTGCCATAG acCCCAACTCGCTGACCTACATAGTGCAAATGCAAGTGCTGGGCACAACGCAgtggctggtgctggtggccggCGTGCGGGACACCACCTACACGGTGCATGGGCTGACCAAGGGTGCCCAGTACCTCTTCCGTGTCATCACTGCCACCCCCAAGACCAACAGCAAGCCCTCCCCATTTGTGGggcctgtgcagctcctggaCCGGG GTCCCTACCTGGAAGAGGCCCCAGTCATCCTGGACAAGCCAGATGTGGTGTACATGGTGGAGGGTCAGCCAGCCTCCATCACCATCACAATCAACCACGTGGAGGCCATTGTCACCTGGAAGAG gggCGGGCAGGTGCTAGGGGAGCAGGTGGGCACATGCGAGGTGACGATGCCGGATGACAACCAGCACTGCCTGCGGCTGCTGTGCGTGGGCCAGGAGGCCATGGGGCTGCTGGCCTGCGAGGTGAGCAACCGtcatggcactgccagctgcaccctccacctctgccttgcAG AGGCACCATGCTTTGAGTCCATCATGGAAGACATAGACGCCCATGAAGGGGAGACAGCTCGCTTTGTAGTGGTGGTGGAGGGGAAACCGCTGCCAGGAATTATGTGGTACAAG gatggggagctgctggaggaaagcAGCCACCTGAGCTTTGTGTACGAGGACAACGAGTGCTCGCTGGtagtgctgggtgcagctgagTCTGACAGTGGTGTGTACACCTGCACAGCCAAAAACCTGGCTGGGGAGGTCTCCTGCAAGGCGGAGTTGGTGGTGCGGGCAG cccagcctacTGCTGATGCTGCCATGGAGGAGGAGGCACTGCACAAGGCACGACGCCTGACTGACTACTACGATGTGCATGAGGAGATTGGGAG GGGAGCTTTCTCCTACCTGCGGAGAGtgacagagaagagcagccgGCATGACTTTGCTGCCAAGTTCATCCCTGGGAGGACCAAGGCCAAGCAGTCAGCACGGAGGGAACTGCACATCCTCTCACAGCTGGACCATGAGCGCATCGTCTTCTTCCATGATGCCTTTGAGAAGAAGAACGCCATCATCTTGGTCATGGAGCT ctgtgccaaGGAAGAGCTTCTGGACAGGATGGCAAGGAAGCCTTCAGTGTGTGAGTCTGAG GTCCGGTCTTATATTCGGCAGGTCCTGGAGGGCATCTGCTACCTGCACCAGcacaaagtcctgcacctggacaTTAAA CCAGAAAACCTCCTCATGGCGGATTCCAGCAGCGAGCAGGTCCGGATCTGTGACTTTGGCAACGCGCAGGAGCTGACACCTGATGAGCCACAGTACTGCAAGTATGGCACCCCTGAGTTTGTGGGTCCTGAGATCGTCAACCAGAGCCCCATCTCCAGTGTCACTGACATCTG gcCTGTGGGGGTTATCACCTACCTCTG CTTGACGGGGATCTCCCCCTTCGTGGGGGAGAATGACAAGACAACACTAATGAATATCCGCAACTACAACGTGGCTTTTGAGGAGAGGATGTTCCAGGGGCTCACGCGAGAAGCCAAGGGCTTTGTCATCAAAGTGCTGGTTAACGACAGGCT GAGACCGACTGCAGAGCAGACCCTGGAGCATCCTTGGTTCAAG ACGCTGGCCAAGGGAAAGATCATCAGCACTGACCATCTAAAGCTCTTCCTTTCCCGTCGGAAATGGCAG CGTTCGCAGATCAGCTACAAGTGCAACATGGTGCTGCGGCCCATCCCAGAGCTGCTAGAGGACACGTCCAACCACCTCTCCATTGCTGTGCCCCGGCACCTCAAGGAGTCACCGGCGCTGTCATCCTCCTCAGATTCAGATGACCTGGATGAGCTGCCTTTCATCCCCATGCCACACCAGGTGGAGTTCTCTGGCTCCCGCATGTCACTCAATGAGATCCCCACGGACGATGAGGCCATTGGGCCATTTGAGGGGTTACAGCTGGAAAGTGTTGCAGTGGGGGATGTATCCACCATGGagtggcagagccagggctcAGGGAAGCCTGTGGTAGCCCTAGGGAAGCGGGCCAGGGGCTCTGGGCTGCGGCAGCCGTGCACAGAGGCAGAGGCACCTGTCTCCTCTGACGAAGAAGCCCCTGAAACTCAAAAGCGGCCAGAGTACCCTCGCAAAGCTATGAGGAAGGGCTCTAGCCTGGAATCCCCAGGGAGTGCCCGGCGGGGAGAGCTGAAAAGAGGCAGTTCGGCTGACAATGCCCTGCTGGTCCATCAGCCTTCAGGGACTGATGAGGGGGCCGAGGTTGGCCGGGGCCCGTGCCGGGCCCTGGCCAAGGCAGCCTCCATGGAGCTGCCACGGCGGAAGGTGGTCTGGGGGGAGGATGATCATGCCCAACGCCTGGAGCTGATGCGCCAGCGGCTACTgcggggcagctctggggacagcaAGGTCAGTGGCCTGCGGGGTCCCCTCCTGGAGACCCTGGGGGTCAGCCCTGACAAGAAGGTCCCACGGCCAACCCGGTTGGAGCCGCGGGCATCGGCAGCACCACGGCTCGTGCGGGCAGCCTCCAGTGAGGCCACCTCTCCGCGCCTCCTCCCCACTGAGCGCcggctgcagaagagcagctccttcagccatgGGGATGCCGAGCCTGTTGTCCGGCACCGCCGCTATGGCGCACCCCTGGAGATCCCAATGGGCCACCTGGAGGCCCAGCAGCTCAAGGAGTCCCCGTCGCTCTCAGCCCTCTCTGATGCCCGGCCCCCAGTGTCACCAGACACCCCTGGCTtaccaacacccccagcagcagagcttgccACGACCCAGGCCCCTGCTGCCAAGGCTGCCTTAGGGAGGAGGCTCACCTCTGAGGAGCGTGGCCAGCCAGCAGCTAATGTGGCTGCCACCACCACAGGAACTAAGTTCACAtccaggaggcaggaggagaagacaCCCATCAAGGTGGCTGGAGCCAGTGGGGAAAGGGTTGCAAGGGTGGGAGCACTCACCCCACAACAGCCCCTCACCCCCAGCATCCAAGGTCCCCAAACTTCTTCCTATGCCAAGGTCATGCAAGCCTtgggtgctgtgccaggtggGGAACCAACCACCGAGGAAATCCCCAAACCCTCACCAGCTACCTCCACTGAgccacctccaccagcaccgCCATTGAGGAAGGAGATGAAGCCCACTGGCTCCTCCAGTTCCCTGATCATCCAGGACATTGACTCAGAGGAGGTATTCGAGGCCAAGTTCAAGCGGGGCCGGGAGTCATCGCTCAGCCGAGGGCTGAAGCTCCTCACCCGCTCCCGCTCCGAGGACCGGCACCTGGCTGGGCCTCCAGCCCCTGATGAGGGCATCTACCGTCCCACGCCAGCTGGTGTGCCCCTGGAGTTGCACAGAGATCGACCCACTGGGCTGGCGGCCAAGTCCAAGTCGGTGCAGGATCTGCACGAGGTGGAGAAGGACAGGGGCTTCCTCCGGAGGATGTCTGTCCTCCTCAAGCGGACTCCACCTactgagagaaagaagagcaggggggaggatggaggTAGTGAGACCCCGTCTGGTGGGCGCCGCTTGTCCTGGAGCTTGTCCTTGGGCAGCTCCAAGGAGCGGAGGGACTCGGAGAGTCTCAAGTCAGAGCCGGGAGGTGTCGGGGAGAGGGAGTCGCCGGTGGTGGCCGTGCGGAGGAAGATCAGCAACACGGTAGAGAGGGTCTCGGCTCGGCTTCGCAGCCGGTCTGACGAGCAGCTGGAGGGCGagggggccccagagctccgCCGAGCCATCTCTGAGGGGGAGAGCTTGCAGCCAGGGACCCACCCCGAACCTGCGCCGTCCTCAGAGTCCCTGCGCTCAGAGGGCAGCACTCGCTCCTCTGCCTCCGCCAAAG GTGGGGGTGACAGCCAGAAGCGGACCCGCTGGGAGCGCTGGGGGCTCTCGCGGAGCAAGAAGGAGAAGATGGCATCACAGCCCAGcatcccctccagcctgctgcgGGAAGAGGGACCTGCTGCTGGTCGGGCACACACACCCAGCGAGTCGG ATTTCCCCCCCATTTTCCACATCAAGCTGAAGgaccaggtgctgctggagggtgaGGCGCTgaccctctgctgcctgcctgccggCAGCCCAACCCCTAGGATTCTCTGGATGAAAG acaaGAAGTCCCTGCAGCCAGACAGTGCACTGAATGTCGTCTCCTGCAAGGATGGCCGGCAGATGCTCACCATCACCAAGGTCTCCAGGAAGGATGCGGGGCTCTACGAGTGTGCAGCTGCCAACATCCTGGGCACAGCCATAAGCTCCTGCACGCTGGCTGTGGCAC GGCTCCCTGGGCGGCCGGGCACCCCAGAGATCCCCCAGAAGTACAAGAACACGGTGTTGGTGCTGTGGaagcctgcagagagcaaagccCCGTGCACCTACACGCTGGAACGCAGGCTGGATG GGGAGCACGAGTGGAAGATCGTCAGCACCGGCATCACTGACTGCTACTTCAATGTGACGGAGCTGCCCCCTGGGAGTGCTGCCAAGTTTCGAGTGGCTTGTGTCaacaaggctgggcaggggccctACAGCACCCCCTCAGGGAAGGTGCACCTCGAGGCAGCAG ATGCCCGAGCTGCCCCAGCCAAGGACAGTGCTGTCCTGGTCCCTGAGAAGGTGGCTTCCAGCCGGTCAACCCAAACACCcatggggcagctggagccgccAGTCACAGTCGCCCCTCCCATCACACCACCCCGCAAGCACAAGGGAGGACAGAAGGCAGATGGGGTAGCACAGGTGGATGTTCCCTCAGGggttctccagcctcctgcaccCCCAGAAGGATCAGAGCGGCCGGACCCTGAACTCCCACCCAACATCACTGTCTGTGTGCCCCCTGAACTGATGTTCACCCCACCTCGGACTGCTGCCTCACCCCACACAGACACCCCCCCCCGGGGCTCTCCTGCGCTCCCAACGGACACATCATCCCCACCCCAGGCTCCGTCTCCTTCCAAGTTGTCCCCCAGTTCCCCACCTTTGGCCACCCCCAGTTCAGCCCCCGTGCCGCCTCTTGCCACCAACACCACACCTGCAAGGAAGATGCCCCCCTACATGGTCACTTCCTTCGTCTCCATGccccctgcactgccccctgcGCAGGAGTCACCTGCCACTGCCCCATCCTCCAAGGAGTCCCAAACTGAGAGTAGGGTCCCAGGAGCAAAGGACAGCATGGTGCTGCAGCAAGGTGTCCCCCAGAAGCCATACACCTTCCTGGATGAGAAGGCAAG GGGCCGTTTTGGGGTGATCCGGCTGTGCAAAGAGAATGCCACTGGGAAGCACTTCATGGCCAAGATTGTGCCTTATGAGGCAGAGCGGAAGCAGAGTGTGCTGCAGGAGTATGAGATCCTCAAGGCACTGCACCATGAGCGCATCATGGCCCTGCATGAGGCATACATCACTCCCCGCTACCTGGTGCTCATCTGCGAGAACTGCGCTGGCAAGGAGATCCTCTACAGCATTGTAGACAG GTTTCGCTACTCAGAGGATGATGTGGTGAACTacgtgctgcagctcctgcagggcctcGAATACTTGCATGGCCGCCGCATCGTACACCTCGATATCAAGCCAGACAACGTGCTCATCTCGGGCATGAATGCCCTCAAGATCATCGATTTTGGCAGTGCCCAGACCTATAACCCCCTTGTGCTGCGGCAGCTGGGGCGGCGTGTTGGCACCCTGGAGTACATGT caccggAGGTGGTGAAAGGGGATCCTGTGGGCTCCGCAGCAGATGTCTGGGGTGTTGGTGTCCTTACCTACATCAT GCTCAGTGGGCGGTCACCCTTCTTTGAACTGGATCCCATTGAGACAGAGAACCGCATCCTAGCAGGGCGCTTTGATGCATTCAAGCTGTACCCCAACGTCTCCCAAAGTGCTGCCCTCTTCATCCGAAAGGTCCTTGCTGTCCACCCCTG gagtcGCCCTACAGTGAAGGACTGCTTTGCCAACGCCTGGCTTCAGGATGCCTACCTGATGAAGCTGCGCCGCCAGACTCTGACATTCACCACCAATCGCCTCAAGGAGTTCCTGGTTGACCACCAGCGGCGCCGCGGCGAGGCTGTCACCAAGCACAAGGTCTTACTCCGCTCTTACCAGGGCGGCCAGCCACCGGGGCCACAGTAG